In Salminus brasiliensis chromosome 24, fSalBra1.hap2, whole genome shotgun sequence, one genomic interval encodes:
- the LOC140547014 gene encoding histone H1-like, producing MAEVAPAPAASAPAKAPKKKAAARPKKAGPSVGELIVKAVSASKERSGVSLAALKKALAAGGYDVEKNNSRVKLAVKSLVTKGTLVQTKGTGASGSFKLNKKQTEAKKKPAAKKPAPKAKKPAAKKPAAAKKPKKVAAKKPTAAKKSPKKAKKPVAAAKKAAKSPKKAKKPAAPKKATKSPKKAKTVKPKAAKPKAAKAKKAAPKKK from the coding sequence atggcagaagtcgctccagccccagccgcctcggcgcccgccaaggcccccaagaagaaggccgccgcccgccccaagaaagccggccccagcgtgggcgagctcatcgtcaaggccgtctcggcttccaaggagaggagcggcgtgtctctcgccgccctgaagaaagccctggctgccggcggctacgacgtcgagaagaacaactcacgcgttaagctcgccgtcaagagcctcgtcaccaagggcactctggtgcagaccaaaggcaccggcgcgtcgggctctttcaagcttaacaagaagcagaccgaggcaaagaagaagccggccgccaagaaaccggcacctaaagctaagaagccggccgccaagaaaccagccgcggccaagaagcccaagaaggtagcagccaagaaacccactgcggctaagaaatcccccaagaaggccaagaagcccgtcgcggccgctaagaaggcagcgaagagccccaagaaggccaagaagccggcGGCTCCCAAAAAGGCGACCAAGAGCCCAAAGAAAGCCAAAACGGTCAAGCCTAAAGCAGCTAAGCCCAAGGCGGCGAAGGCGAAAAAGGCTGCCCCTAAGAAGAAGTAA